GCGAAACGCGCCCAGAAACGCGCGATCGGCTCGCTCGACTCGAGCGTAGAGCCGGATTCGATTCCAGATCACGGCCCAGGAGTACACGGACATGATCAAAAGGATGGCCAGGACCACCTTGGCGAAAGGTCCCGACGCGGCGATCAGTGCCGGCACCGTCGCCCGGGCTCCGCCACTCCACTGCAACACCCACAGGATCTGCATCGAGGGCTTCACCTTCCTTGTGAAGTCGGACCCAGCCGGAGTCTTTCCGGGAGCGGCCAGTCCCAACGCGGGTCATGCCTAGGGGAGAGGTTTGCGAAGCACGCTAGCACAGCATTTGCGAGCGTCTCAAGCAAAAGCGCGGTCAGGGCTTGGGCAAGGCTCGGACCGTCAATGGAGTGCAAAAAGCGCGATCTGCCCTTCCCACGTTTGGACGGAACTCGCTAGACTCTCCCGGCGCGGAAAACTTCGGGCCGCGACTCTCTGACCGGAGGTACCCTTCCTTTGACCTGGCGCGCGACACTCACCACAGCTTTGTTTTTCGCAGTCACGCCCGTCGTCTCGCAAGCCCAGAACCTTCCCGCCGCGCCTCCCTTCACCGTGAAGACGTTCGAAGGAAAGACGGTGAGGCTGGCTGACCTTCGCGGCAAGCCTGTCGTCCTCGACTTCTGGGCGACCTGGTGCCGGCCGTGCCGCGCCGCGATGCCTCACCTCGACGCGGTCCAGAAGCGCTTTGGAGAAGGCCGCCTCGTGGTCATCGGACTGTCGGTCGACGAGGAGGACGTGGACCACGACGTGAAGCGGTTCGCCCGGGATCTCGGGGTGAGCTTCCGTCTCGGGATGGCGAACGAGAAGACACTTGATGGCTACGGGCCGATCCGCTCGCTTCCGACCACCTTCTTCATCAACCGTCAGGGCGAGGTCGTGCGGCGGGTGAAAGGCTACATCGACTCCGAGACCCTCGACTCCTACGTCCTCGAGATCGTCAATCCCAACCCGTTGACGACGGGCCGCCAGCCCTAACGGCCCACTACCCTAACGGATCCAACGAAAGAGCCACGCCCAAGGGCGTGGCTCTCGTGCTTCGTGGTGCCCGGGGCGAGACTTGAACTCGCACGGGTTTCCCCATACGCCCCTCAAACGTACGTGTCTACCAATTCCACCACCCGGGCAAACCGCCGCGCGGCTCTCCGCCGCATTCCGATGTCAGCGACCGCCGGGAGGCGCGCCTGTCGGCGCCGGCTGGCCGCCACCGCCTGCGGGAGGCTGCGCTCCAGCGGGCGGAGCTCCCTGCGTGGGAGCCTGCTGCTGACCCGCCGGCGGCGCCTGCTGAGGCGCTCCACCCTGCTGCGGTGCGGTCGGGATCGCGCGCCGAGCTTCCTCCTGGATGAGGCTTCGCGAGGGTATCCGCGTACCGGTTGACATCAGCGCCAGGACCAGCGACGTCACGAAGAAGGCTCCGCCAAGAACCATCGTCGCCTTGGTGAGCACGTCGGTGGCGCCACGACCGCCGAACACGGTCTGGGCGGTTCCGCCGAAAGCCCCTCCCGCCAGTCCGCCGCCTTTCCCCGACTGAAGCAGGATCACGAGGATCAGCGAGAGACAGATGATGATGTGGAGGGCGAGCAGCAAGCCGTACATGGGAAACCTCGAAACCTAAGGAGTGAAGAGGGTCCTGCGATGCGGCCGGCTAACCTACCAGCGGAGCAACCCTCCGTCAACGCGCTCCTGACACCGGGCGCGCGGCCGCTTCGGCGATCGCCCGGAATCCCTGGGGATCCAGGGAGGCGCCGCCGACCAGCGCTCCATCGACGTCGTCCTCGGAGAACAGCCCCGCCGCGTTGGCGGCATTCACGCTTCCGCCATAGAGGATCGCCAGCTCGGACCCCAGACGACCTTCGCCGTGGGCGTCCAGGGCGCTTCGGATGACTCGATGCGCATCGCGCGCCTGCTCGGTGGTCGCCACGCGTCCGGTGCCGATCGCCCACACCGGCTCGTAGGCGATCACGGTGCCCCGCGCGTCACTGGCCGGCAGCCCGCGATAGGCCGCTTCGATCTGGCGCGTCAGCACGGCTTCGGTCTGGCCGGCCTCGCGCTGCGCGAGCGTCTCCCCCACGCACACGATGGGGATCAGTCCGTCTCGCAGGGCGGCGCGCAGCTTGCGCGCGACCGTCGCGTCGTCTTCTCCCATGCCGTGGCGGCGCTCGGAGTGCCCCACGATCACCATCCGGCATCCCGCCGCGGAAAGCATGCTGCCCGAGACCTCGCCGGTAAAAGCGCCGTGCGGCTCCGCGTGGAGGTTCTGCGCGCCAAGCAGGATGCCGCTCCCCTCGAGGATGTCGCGCACCGGCGCGAGCGCTGTGAACGGCGGACAGACGAGCAGCGCGGCGCCGTTGGGAATCCCGCCGTCCTTCAATGCGCGGGCGGTGGCCACGGCCTCGGGAGCGGTCTTGTTCATCTTCCAGTTCCCCGCCACCAGGCGGGGTCGCCTAGGCCAGCTCGTGCTCACGCCCGGCGATCGTCGAGGGCGGCGACACCCGGGAGCACCTTGCCCTCGAGGAACTCGAGCGAAGCGCCGCCTCCCGTGGAGAGATGCGTCAGGCGCTCCGCCACGCCCGCCTGCTGCACGGCGGCCGCGGAGTCGCCGCCTCCCACGATCGTCACCGCGCCACGGCCCGTGGCGTCGGCGAGCGCGCGCGCGACCGCGAGCGTGCCTTCGGCGAAGGCCGGAACTTCGAAGACGCCCATCGGCCCGTTCCACAGCACCGTCTTCGCGTTCTGGATCTTCTCGGCGAAGCGTTTCACCGTCTCGGGTCCGATATCGACGCCCATCTCCTCGGCCCCCAATCGATCGACCGCCGTCACCTTGCCCGGTGCCGTGCCGTCGGACGCGGTCGATGCCACGCAGTCGACCGGCAGCACGAGATCCACGCCGCGCGAAGCCGCGTCGGCCGTGACCCGGCGCGCCATCTCGACGCGATCCTCCTCCACCAGCGAGCGCCCCGTCGCGACGCCTCGCGCGCGCAGGAAGGTGAACATCATCGCCCCGCCGATGAGCAGCGCGTCCACCTTGGACAGCAGTGACGTGATCACGTCGATCTTGCCGGAGATCTTGGCGCCGCCCAGGATGGCGATGAACGGCCGTCCCGGATTCTCGAGCGCCGCGCCGAGATGGTTGAGCTCCTGCTCCATCAGGAAACCGGCCGCGGCCGGCTTGAGCAGCCGCGCCACGCCTTCGGTGGATGCGTGCGCGCGATGGGCGGCGCCGAAGGCGTCGTTGACGTACACATCGCCCAGCGTGGCCAGCGAGCGTGCGAACCCGGGATCGTTCTTCTCCTCTTCGGGATGGAAGCGGAGGTTCTCGAGCAGCAGGACCTCGCCGTCCTTCAGCTGCTTCGAGCGCTGCTCCGCCAAAGTACCGATGCAGTCGTCCGCGAAGCCGATCGGCATCCTCAGCAGCCGCTCCAGCCGCCGAGCGACCGGCTTCAGGCTGTAGCGCGGGTCGGGCCCGCCCTTGGGCCGCCCGAGGTGCGACATGAGCACCAGCCGCGCCTGCTTGTGGAGCAGATAACGGATCGTGGGAAGCGTGGCGACGAGCCGCGTATCGTCGCTCACTTCGCCGTCCTGCAGAGGGACGTTGAAGTCCACGCGCGTGAGCACGCGCTTCGCGGTCGGATCGATGTCCCGCAGCGTCAGCTTGGCGAGCGGCACGGGCCTAGGCCATCAGTGTCAACGCGTCCACCACGCGGTTCGAGAAGCCCCATTCGTTGTCGTACCACGACAGGGTCTTCACGAGGCTGCCGTCCATCACCGTGGTGGAGAGCGAGTCGAACACGCTGCTGGAGGGATTTCCGATGACGTCCGAGGAGACGATCGGATCGGTGCAGTATTCGAGAATGCCCTTCATCGGTCCCTGAGCCGCGGCTTTCATGGCCGCGTTGACCGCGGCGGCGTCGGCAGGCTTCCGGACCCGGCACACCAGGTCGGTCAGCGATCCGTTCATCACCGGCACCCGCACCGCCAGGCCGTCGAGCTTGCCCTTGAGCTCGGGCATCACGAGCCCGATCGCCTTGGCCGCGCCGGTGGAGGTCGGGATCATGTTCTGGGCCGCGGCCCGCGCGCGCCTCAGATCCTTGTGGGGCAGGTCGAGGATGCGCTGATCGTTGGTGTAGGCATGGATGGTGGTCATCAGCCCATGCTCGATCTCGAAGTGGTCGTGGATCACCTTCGCCATCGGGGCCAGGCAATTGGTCGTGCACGAGCCGATGCTGACCACCACGTGCTTGGAGCGGTCGAACGCCTGGTGGTTCACGCCCATGACGAAGGTGATATCCACGTCCTTCGCCGGCGCCGAGATCAGCACCCCGCGCGCTCCGGCGCTCAAGTGGGCGGAAGCGGAGGCCTTGTCGGTGAACTTCCCGGTCGCCTCGAGCACGACCTCCACGCCCAGCGACTTCCACGGCAGCTTGGACGGCTCTTTTTCGCTCAGCACCTGGATCTTCTTGCCCGCCACCTGGAGCGCGCCGTCGACGGCCGGCCCGGCGTCAGGAAAGGTCCGGTGGATGGTGTCGTAGCGGAGCAGGTGCGCCAGTGTGGGCGCGTCGGTGACGTCGTTCACGGCCACGATCTCGAGCGGAGCGCGACGCTCGTGCGCCGCGCGCAAGACCAGGCGCCCGATCCGGCCGAAGCCGTTGATGCCGATCCGAATGGCCATCGGATTCTCCTGTCGGTCCGACTGCAGGGCCGGCCCGGCAAGTTGTTGGGATAGATGAACTTAGGGGACGAGCAAGCGGTGGACTATGACGCAACCCACGCGGCGAGGTCAAGTGCGGCGGGAAGCGGTGACCGCTATTCGGTGCTGTAGCGCAGCCGGTAGTCGCCGTAGCCCTGGTCGTCCACGAACAGGAAGGTGAGGCGCTTGCGCGTGTTTCCGCCGGCGCGCGGATCGGGCTTGGTGGTGATCGTGGCGCCGCGCTCGACCTCGTAGATCCAGACCTCGAAAGGACGAATGTCTCCTCCGAGCCCCTTGGTCTCGACGTCGCCAGTCGGACGATCCTCGCTGGCGTCGATCTGCTGCAGCACCTGTTGGAGCGTCTGATCGCCGGTGGGAATGACCTGCTTGAGGACCTCGTCCGGCTCGCCGTGACGGATGTAGACGCGCCCCATGTCGGAGAACATTCCCTTCCCCAGCGCGGCGGAGCGGGTCCACGACGAGTTCGCGTGATGCACGCGCCGGTAGAACTCCGTGCGCGCCTCGTTCTCGGCGGTGGAGGGCGTGGGATCACGCTCGCGCCAGAAGTCCTCGAGGTAGGCCTCCTGCTCGCCCGGGCTCATGCGCACAAAGGCTTCCTCGTCTTCGTCGTTGTCGAGCAGCAGGTGCACCTCGTCCTCGATGTCGCGCGGGTTGCGCCACCACGACGTCCGGTTCCACGCCACGCTGAAGCGTCCGCGGCGGACGGCGGGAGTCGACTCGCCTTCACGCCACACCTGGACCTCGAAGTCGTAGCCGCCGGCCGGGAAGGTGGAGACGTCCATGGACACCACGGGTGCGACCGATACGGCGACGGCCGTGCTCTCGTACCGCGCCATCTCGCGTCCCGTCGTCG
This region of Candidatus Eisenbacteria bacterium genomic DNA includes:
- a CDS encoding TlpA disulfide reductase family protein, which encodes MFFAVTPVVSQAQNLPAAPPFTVKTFEGKTVRLADLRGKPVVLDFWATWCRPCRAAMPHLDAVQKRFGEGRLVVIGLSVDEEDVDHDVKRFARDLGVSFRLGMANEKTLDGYGPIRSLPTTFFINRQGEVVRRVKGYIDSETLDSYVLEIVNPNPLTTGRQP
- the secG gene encoding preprotein translocase subunit SecG, which translates into the protein MYGLLLALHIIICLSLILVILLQSGKGGGLAGGAFGGTAQTVFGGRGATDVLTKATMVLGGAFFVTSLVLALMSTGTRIPSRSLIQEEARRAIPTAPQQGGAPQQAPPAGQQQAPTQGAPPAGAQPPAGGGGQPAPTGAPPGGR
- the tpiA gene encoding triose-phosphate isomerase — its product is MSTSWPRRPRLVAGNWKMNKTAPEAVATARALKDGGIPNGAALLVCPPFTALAPVRDILEGSGILLGAQNLHAEPHGAFTGEVSGSMLSAAGCRMVIVGHSERRHGMGEDDATVARKLRAALRDGLIPIVCVGETLAQREAGQTEAVLTRQIEAAYRGLPASDARGTVIAYEPVWAIGTGRVATTEQARDAHRVIRSALDAHGEGRLGSELAILYGGSVNAANAAGLFSEDDVDGALVGGASLDPQGFRAIAEAAARPVSGAR
- a CDS encoding phosphoglycerate kinase; amino-acid sequence: MTLRDIDPTAKRVLTRVDFNVPLQDGEVSDDTRLVATLPTIRYLLHKQARLVLMSHLGRPKGGPDPRYSLKPVARRLERLLRMPIGFADDCIGTLAEQRSKQLKDGEVLLLENLRFHPEEEKNDPGFARSLATLGDVYVNDAFGAAHRAHASTEGVARLLKPAAAGFLMEQELNHLGAALENPGRPFIAILGGAKISGKIDVITSLLSKVDALLIGGAMMFTFLRARGVATGRSLVEEDRVEMARRVTADAASRGVDLVLPVDCVASTASDGTAPGKVTAVDRLGAEEMGVDIGPETVKRFAEKIQNAKTVLWNGPMGVFEVPAFAEGTLAVARALADATGRGAVTIVGGGDSAAAVQQAGVAERLTHLSTGGGASLEFLEGKVLPGVAALDDRRA
- the gap gene encoding type I glyceraldehyde-3-phosphate dehydrogenase, with amino-acid sequence MAIRIGINGFGRIGRLVLRAAHERRAPLEIVAVNDVTDAPTLAHLLRYDTIHRTFPDAGPAVDGALQVAGKKIQVLSEKEPSKLPWKSLGVEVVLEATGKFTDKASASAHLSAGARGVLISAPAKDVDITFVMGVNHQAFDRSKHVVVSIGSCTTNCLAPMAKVIHDHFEIEHGLMTTIHAYTNDQRILDLPHKDLRRARAAAQNMIPTSTGAAKAIGLVMPELKGKLDGLAVRVPVMNGSLTDLVCRVRKPADAAAVNAAMKAAAQGPMKGILEYCTDPIVSSDVIGNPSSSVFDSLSTTVMDGSLVKTLSWYDNEWGFSNRVVDALTLMA
- a CDS encoding GWxTD domain-containing protein, translated to MSGRLGFTVDAAAFPDSASDLLEIYCRLPPSTIVSLGRSDRGDARLKLGVTLHNRFGAKHHQAVQEFTVLPSDTGGFGKVVLLRLPVKAGPYTMEVKLEDPLSRKRGLAYIGRSVAQSASVKGEIVVPEPSSGRRLSNVEFVWGKAAGAGAAFRHADLDTGFLPNPDRLYGLLANDLRAHFVARSNAQASWHWRARLLDATTGREMARYESTAVAVSVAPVVSMDVSTFPAGGYDFEVQVWREGESTPAVRRGRFSVAWNRTSWWRNPRDIEDEVHLLLDNDEDEEAFVRMSPGEQEAYLEDFWRERDPTPSTAENEARTEFYRRVHHANSSWTRSAALGKGMFSDMGRVYIRHGEPDEVLKQVIPTGDQTLQQVLQQIDASEDRPTGDVETKGLGGDIRPFEVWIYEVERGATITTKPDPRAGGNTRKRLTFLFVDDQGYGDYRLRYSTE